The Sedimentibacter sp. zth1 DNA segment AAGATATGTTGAAGGTCAATATGACTTTGTAAAAAATCATCCCAAAGGAATAGTTGAGCCTACAGACTACAAATATACAATAAAGGATAAATTCAATAATGATAATCCAATACATGTTGAACTTGGTTGTGGCAAAGGACAGTTTATTAGAGGAATTGCGTTGAAAAATCCAGATGTAAATTTTTTAGGCTTTGAAAAAAGCATAAAAGTTGCATATAGATGTGTAAAATGTTCAAGTGAAGATGATGCGGAAAATTACTATATAGTTTATTCGAATGGTGATATTTTAACCGAGCTTTTTCCTGAAAAATCAGTTGGAAGAATATACTTAAATTTTTCTGACCCGTGGCCAAAGCCATCGCATTATAAGAGAAGACTTACACATAAAGGATTTCTTGATATTTACAGAAAAGTATTAGTAGATAATGGTGAAGTTCATATGAAAACTGATAATAATGATTTGTTTGAGTATTCTATTGAACAATTTACATTGGATAATTGGGATTTAATTATGGTAACAAGAGATTTACACAATAGTGAGTACAATCAATGTAATATTATGACCGAATATGAGGAAAAATTCTCAATGAGTGGTAAAAAAATAAATAAACTAATAGCAAGGAAGAGATAATATGTGGTATTTGTTGTTATATTTATTAATAATTAATCTTGTGGCATTTATAATGTTTTATGTAGACAAAAGAAAAGCTATAAAGGATAAATGGAGAATTAGAGAAAGCTCATTATATTTAGTTTCATTCACTGGTGGAGTGTATGGAAGTATACTTGCTATGTATTTATTTCATCATAAAACTAGGAAAGTTAAATTTTGCATAATAACTGCCTTAGCTTTGATAATAAACATTGCAATTATGGTATTGATTATTAAGTATGTGTACTTTTAAATAAAAAACATCTAACGGACGAATCACCATCGCACAATAAAGTGCGATGGTGATTTCTTTGTGCATATGTAGATTATTTAATCTTTAGTAGTGATATTTTTTATTTAGTAATTACTTATATTAGAAGATTTTTCTTTTGTTGCTACGAAAACCGATAAGATTACAAGTGATGTTCCTAATATTTGAATTAACGAAACTTTTTCATGTAAAATTATTACACTCGCAGTAACTGTTATAATAGGCATTAAATTAATGAAAATACTGCAAATTACAACATCTATATGATTTAATGAATAATTGTAAAGCAAATAACAAACTGCTGAACATAGTACTCCTAAGAAAAGAAGATTTAAAAGGCCAACAGAGCTGAAATTAGCAAAATTTGTTCTGCTAAATGGCAAACAAATTAAAAAAAATAGAGTACCAAATACCGTTTGATAAAATGTAATCTTTATGGTTGAATACTTTTTTTGTAATGGTATCGATAAATAATTATATGCAAGCCAAGATACCAAAGATACCATGATTAATATAATTCCTAGTACTAAGTTCTTAGAATTTTCTTCCGAATTGAAACCTGCTACTAAGCATGCACCTACAATTGAAATTAAAACACTAATTATTTTAACTTTAGAAATAGGTTTTTTTAGAATAAAAAAATCTCCTAAAACAGCAAAGGCTGGCATAAGTGCAATTAAAACTGAAGCTAGAGAAGCTGACATTAAGCTTAAAGCTAAGTTTTCAAATGTAAAGTATAAAAACATTCCGGTAAATCCCATCAAAACTATTTTAAAGATATCAGTTTTATCAATTTTTAAATTTTTTTCAGTTAAAATCAGGATTATAAACAAAACTATTGTTGCTATTAAGAATCTATAAAAAGCAAGTGAAATTGGTGTGAACCATTTCAAACATATTTTTGTACTTATAAAAGACAATCCCCAAAAAAAAGTTACGAGAGTAATAGATATATACGATTTAATTTTATTATTCATAAGTTAGTCCTTCCTAAAATTATAATTATTGTGTCATTTAACAAGTATACACTAAATCTAACATAAATTCAAATTAATTATAACAAATATTTTGTTCGTAATTAATGCTTAATTATTAAAAAAGTATTGATATATATGTATATATATTGTATTATATATATATAAACACGAACTAAAAAACAAAAAGAGATAAAAACATTCACTTATATAGATTTTGAAATATGGTCAAAATGTTTCTACCAAACTACCGTAAATAGTTTTTGCTATAAGTAACTAATAAACTAAAAGGAGAATTATAATGAAGTATGATGTTGTTATTGCTGGAGCAGGCCCTTCAGGAATATTTACTGCTTTAGAATTAGTTAAAAATAATAGTCAAAAGAAAATATTACTAGTTGAAAAAGGAAAAAGTATTGAAAAAAGAAGTTGTCCGAAAGATAAAACAAAAGAATGCGTTCATTGCAAACCATATTGTAATATAACTACAGGATTTTCTGGAGCAGGTGCATTTTCAGATGGAAAGTTATCATTAAGTAGCCATGTCGGTGGAGATTTGCCAGATTTGATTGGGTATGATGTAGTAGAGGAGTTAATCAAATATACTGATGAAATATACTTGAAATTTGGTGCAGATACTAAAGTCGAAGGTGTTGGAAATTCAGAAGATGTTAAAGGTATTAGAAGAAAAGCAATAGAGGCAGGACTAAAACTTGTTGACTGTCCTATAAGACATTTAGGAACTGAAAAGGCACAGGAAATTTACTTAAAAATTGAACAGTATTTGATAAGTAACGGTGTTGAAATAAGATTTAACACTTTAGCAAAAGATTTTATAGTTGAAGATAATAGCATAAAAGGTTTAGTTATTGCTAATTCTACAAACCATGATACTGAAAAAGAAGTATATGCGGAAAAAGTTATTGTTTGTGCTGGAAGAAAAGGCGCAGAATGGCTAAAAGAATTATGCGTTAAACATCATATAAATCATAGTGCTGGTACAGTAGATATTGGAGTAAGAGTAGAAGTTAGAAATGAAGTTATGGAAGAGGTAAACAATATATTATATGAATCAAAATTGATTGGTTATCCTTTACCATTTAAAAATAAAGTAAGAACTTTTTGTCAAAACCCTGGTGGATTTGTTAGCCAAGAGAATTACGATAACGATTTAGCTGTTGTAAATGGTCATTCATATAAAAACTTAAAATCTTCAAATACAAATCTTGCTATACTTTGTTCACACAATTTCAGTAAACCATTTAACGAGCCAATAAAATATGGTATTAAAGTTGCTGAATTGACAAATATGTTGGGTAATGGACATATAATCGTACAAAGATATGGAGACATATTAGAAGGTAAAAGGACGTGGCAAAAGGAACTTAATCAATCAAATGTTATTCCTACACTTAGTGATGCTGTAGCAGGAGATTTAACAAGTGCTATACCATATAGAACAATGGTAAATCTTTTAAATTTTATTGAGCAAATGAATAAAGTTGTTCCGGGTTTTGCTAGTGTTGAAACATTGCTATATGGACCTGAAATTAAATTTTATAGCAATAAAATTAATATCGATGATAAATTTGAGACTAACATAAAAGGATTATACTGTTTAGGAGATTCAAGTGGTTGGACTAGAGGATTAATGATGGCTTCTCTTATGGGAGTTAGAATGGCTAAAAACATTTTAAATGAAAAAAAGTAGAAAAAAATCCTTTAAATTTTAGTTTATTAATGCGTTTTTTGCAAATAATATATTTGTCAGCACAAAGTTGATAATATAAAAGAAAGGAATTAATTTATTATTTAATGAATTGCAAAAACCAAAATAATTAATTAAAGGGATAAAACAATGAATAAATATCAAAATGACAACAATAAAAAGAATAACAAAGTCAAAAAAAAGAACAATAAAATGAACAATAATCAAAATAACGAAAATAATAATGAAAATAACAACGAAGATTGCAAAAGAGACAAAATGTAGAATAAATTTATAAAGAATAAAAGTCTAAATATCAACAAATATTTAGACTTTTATTTCTGTATGCATACGGTGAGTAAGTGTGTGTGATATAAGTACAAAACGATAAATTTGTTTTAAATATCTTGACACGTTTTGCAAATAATAGTATCATAATGTTAATGTAAATATTATATAAAAAGGTGGTAATTTTAATGGCAAAAATGGATGCTTTAGTAAAAAAATATGCTGAGCCAGGACTTTGGTTAGAACAAGTTGAAATACCAAAAATTAAAGATGAAGAAGTTTTGATAAAAATTCATAAGACAGCTATTTGTGGTACGGATGTACATATATATAATTGGGATGAATGGTCACAAAAAACTATTAAAACACCAATGACTATAGGTCATGAATATGTTGGCGAAATTGTAGAGATTGGTAAATTAGTTAAAGACTATAAAGTTGGTGACATAGTTACTGGCGAAGGACATATTGTTTGTGGTAAATGTAGAAACTGTCGTGGTGGAAAACAACATTTATGTAAACATGCTATAGGTATAGGCGTAAATAGAGATGGTATATTTGCAGAATATGCAGCTATACCTGCATCAAACTTATTCAGAACATCTAAAGATGTTCCAGAAGAATTATATAGTATTTTTGACCCATTTGGTAATGCAACTCATACAGCTTTATCATATAACATGGTTGGAGAAGATGTTCTTATTACAGGTGCTGGTCCAATAGGAATTATGGCTGCAGCTATAGCTAAACATGTTGGAGCAAGAAATATTGTTATAACTGATATTAATGATTACAGACTTGACCTTGCTAGAAAAATGGGAGCAACAAAAGCTGTAAATACAAAAAATGAAAACTTAAAAGAAGTTATGTCAAACTTAGGCATGGTAGAAGGCTTTGATATAGGACTTGAAATGTCAGGAAATGGTATGGCATTTAATCAAATGCTTGATAACATGATTAATGGTGGAAGAATTTCATTATTAGGAATTCAACAACCAGGAACAAAAGTTGATTGGGACAAAATTATATTTGGTGGATTATTCTTAAAAGGAATCTATGGTAGAGAAATGTTTGAAACATGGTATAAAATGAACTCTATGATTCAATCAGGACTTGATATAACACCAATAATTACACATAGATTTGACTATAAAGATTTCAAGGAAGGTTTTGAAATCATGAGAAGCGGACAATCAGGAAAGATTATATTAAACTGGGAAAAATAAATAAATATTAAATGGAGGATATAATATGTACAAGAATTACCAAAAACATTTTCAATGTGTTTTAAATGACATCAAAGACTCAGGTCTTTGGAAAGACGAAAGAATAATAACAACTCCACAAAGCAACAAAATTGATACAACTAAGGTTGACGGTGTAATTAATATGTGTGCTAACAACTACTTAGGATTATCAGACAATAAAGAAATAATAGAAGCTGCAAAAGGAAGTTACGACAAATGGGGATATGGATTGTCATCCGTTAGATTTATTTGTGGAACTCAAGATATTCACAAACAATTAGAAAGAAAAATTGCTGAATTTTTAGGTATGGATGATACAATTCTTTATTCATCATGTTTTGATGCAAATGGAGGATTGTTTGAAACTATAACTACTGCTGATGATGCAATTATAAGTGATGAATTGAACCATGCTAGTATCATAGATGGAGTTAGACTTGCAAAAGCTAAAAAATACAGATACAAAAACAATAATATGGAAGACTTAGAAGCTAAACTTATCCAAGCTGATAAAGATGGCGCTAAATTAAAAGTTATAGCTACTGATGGTGTATTTTCAATGGATGGTATCATAGCTGACTTAAAAGGAATATGCGATTTAGCTGATAAATATAATGCTTTAGTTATGGTTGATGATTCTCATGCAGTAGGATTTGTTGGTAAA contains these protein-coding regions:
- the trmB gene encoding tRNA (guanosine(46)-N7)-methyltransferase TrmB, encoding MRLRYVEGQYDFVKNHPKGIVEPTDYKYTIKDKFNNDNPIHVELGCGKGQFIRGIALKNPDVNFLGFEKSIKVAYRCVKCSSEDDAENYYIVYSNGDILTELFPEKSVGRIYLNFSDPWPKPSHYKRRLTHKGFLDIYRKVLVDNGEVHMKTDNNDLFEYSIEQFTLDNWDLIMVTRDLHNSEYNQCNIMTEYEEKFSMSGKKINKLIARKR
- a CDS encoding DUF1294 domain-containing protein, coding for MWYLLLYLLIINLVAFIMFYVDKRKAIKDKWRIRESSLYLVSFTGGVYGSILAMYLFHHKTRKVKFCIITALALIINIAIMVLIIKYVYF
- a CDS encoding DMT family transporter, coding for MNNKIKSYISITLVTFFWGLSFISTKICLKWFTPISLAFYRFLIATIVLFIILILTEKNLKIDKTDIFKIVLMGFTGMFLYFTFENLALSLMSASLASVLIALMPAFAVLGDFFILKKPISKVKIISVLISIVGACLVAGFNSEENSKNLVLGIILIMVSLVSWLAYNYLSIPLQKKYSTIKITFYQTVFGTLFFLICLPFSRTNFANFSSVGLLNLLFLGVLCSAVCYLLYNYSLNHIDVVICSIFINLMPIITVTASVIILHEKVSLIQILGTSLVILSVFVATKEKSSNISNY
- a CDS encoding NAD(P)/FAD-dependent oxidoreductase, giving the protein MKYDVVIAGAGPSGIFTALELVKNNSQKKILLVEKGKSIEKRSCPKDKTKECVHCKPYCNITTGFSGAGAFSDGKLSLSSHVGGDLPDLIGYDVVEELIKYTDEIYLKFGADTKVEGVGNSEDVKGIRRKAIEAGLKLVDCPIRHLGTEKAQEIYLKIEQYLISNGVEIRFNTLAKDFIVEDNSIKGLVIANSTNHDTEKEVYAEKVIVCAGRKGAEWLKELCVKHHINHSAGTVDIGVRVEVRNEVMEEVNNILYESKLIGYPLPFKNKVRTFCQNPGGFVSQENYDNDLAVVNGHSYKNLKSSNTNLAILCSHNFSKPFNEPIKYGIKVAELTNMLGNGHIIVQRYGDILEGKRTWQKELNQSNVIPTLSDAVAGDLTSAIPYRTMVNLLNFIEQMNKVVPGFASVETLLYGPEIKFYSNKINIDDKFETNIKGLYCLGDSSGWTRGLMMASLMGVRMAKNILNEKK
- the tdh gene encoding L-threonine 3-dehydrogenase, translated to MDALVKKYAEPGLWLEQVEIPKIKDEEVLIKIHKTAICGTDVHIYNWDEWSQKTIKTPMTIGHEYVGEIVEIGKLVKDYKVGDIVTGEGHIVCGKCRNCRGGKQHLCKHAIGIGVNRDGIFAEYAAIPASNLFRTSKDVPEELYSIFDPFGNATHTALSYNMVGEDVLITGAGPIGIMAAAIAKHVGARNIVITDINDYRLDLARKMGATKAVNTKNENLKEVMSNLGMVEGFDIGLEMSGNGMAFNQMLDNMINGGRISLLGIQQPGTKVDWDKIIFGGLFLKGIYGREMFETWYKMNSMIQSGLDITPIITHRFDYKDFKEGFEIMRSGQSGKIILNWEK
- a CDS encoding glycine C-acetyltransferase, with amino-acid sequence MYKNYQKHFQCVLNDIKDSGLWKDERIITTPQSNKIDTTKVDGVINMCANNYLGLSDNKEIIEAAKGSYDKWGYGLSSVRFICGTQDIHKQLERKIAEFLGMDDTILYSSCFDANGGLFETITTADDAIISDELNHASIIDGVRLAKAKKYRYKNNNMEDLEAKLIQADKDGAKLKVIATDGVFSMDGIIADLKGICDLADKYNALVMVDDSHAVGFVGKTGRGTHEYNDVMDRVDIITGTLGKALGGASGGYTSARKEIIDLLRQRSRPYLFSNTLAPAIASASIKVLDMLMSDTKYRDKVEENTKYFREKIKEIGLETIDSVHPIVPIMLGDAVLSQKMAEMMLKKGIYVVGFFFPVVPKGKARIRTQISAGHTKADLDKAIQAFKECKEELGI